The Nonlabens spongiae genome contains a region encoding:
- a CDS encoding sodium:solute symporter, which produces MSSEQILITIAVYFVVLIAISFIVGRKGDSATFFRGNRSSPWYLVAFGMIGASLSGVTFISVPGAVEQGAMGYFQVVLGYILGYLVIGTVLLPLYYRMNLTSIYSYLETRYGAPAQYTGSAFFILSRVVGASFRLYLVAGVLQEFVFDEMGIEFWQTVSLTVLLIWLYTFKSGIKTIVWTDTLQTLFMLIAVGVAIYFVSDSLGLDGIGSTISFIADSDLSQIFFTENWRADSHVVKQFLSGAFIAIVMTGLDQDMMQKNLTCRSLKESQKNMFWFTIVLTFVNLVFLGMGVLLTAFAKAENIQATKDALFPTIALDSGLGLGLGLFFMLGLIAAAYSSADSALTSLTTSFSVDILNLERKFQEKQQKWIRKLVHVGFSLALIGVIVAFKYLINDDSVILKLFVFAGYTYGPLLGMFSFGILTKLQTPKWAPAVVSIAAPFLAFGVSYFSELWFEFEFGFFILILNGAIAFLGLLLSSMINFNRHNIEV; this is translated from the coding sequence GTGAGTTCTGAACAAATTCTTATCACCATAGCCGTTTATTTTGTGGTATTGATTGCCATTTCTTTTATCGTCGGCAGAAAAGGTGATAGCGCCACATTTTTCAGGGGCAACCGTTCTTCTCCCTGGTATCTTGTGGCATTTGGAATGATAGGCGCATCGCTCAGCGGAGTCACCTTTATCTCAGTTCCAGGAGCGGTCGAGCAAGGTGCGATGGGCTATTTTCAGGTGGTGCTGGGATATATTTTGGGGTATCTGGTCATAGGGACTGTTTTGCTTCCCCTTTATTACCGCATGAATCTTACCTCCATTTATTCTTATCTTGAAACGCGATATGGAGCACCGGCGCAATACACGGGATCAGCATTTTTTATTCTTTCTCGCGTAGTTGGTGCCAGTTTTAGATTGTATCTGGTCGCTGGAGTTTTGCAAGAATTCGTATTTGATGAAATGGGGATTGAGTTTTGGCAGACCGTTTCGCTTACCGTTTTGCTAATCTGGCTCTACACCTTTAAATCGGGTATTAAAACTATAGTGTGGACTGATACGCTTCAAACGCTTTTTATGTTGATCGCTGTGGGTGTGGCGATTTATTTTGTGAGCGATAGTTTAGGGCTAGATGGTATAGGCTCAACTATCAGTTTTATAGCCGATAGTGACCTATCTCAAATCTTTTTTACAGAAAACTGGCGTGCAGATTCCCATGTAGTGAAGCAGTTTTTATCAGGGGCATTTATTGCGATCGTCATGACGGGATTGGATCAAGACATGATGCAGAAGAATCTCACCTGCCGTAGCTTAAAAGAGTCGCAGAAAAACATGTTTTGGTTCACCATCGTGCTCACTTTTGTCAACCTGGTTTTCTTGGGAATGGGTGTTTTGTTGACCGCTTTCGCGAAAGCAGAAAACATTCAAGCCACAAAAGATGCTCTATTCCCTACGATAGCTTTAGACAGCGGTCTGGGTCTGGGATTGGGATTGTTCTTTATGCTGGGATTGATCGCTGCGGCCTATTCCAGCGCAGATAGTGCGCTCACTTCATTAACGACATCGTTCTCTGTGGACATTTTGAACCTAGAACGAAAATTTCAGGAAAAGCAGCAAAAATGGATCAGGAAGCTCGTACACGTAGGATTTTCTCTCGCGTTGATTGGTGTGATTGTGGCCTTCAAGTATTTGATCAACGACGATAGCGTTATCCTAAAACTCTTTGTATTTGCAGGTTACACCTACGGACCACTTTTGGGAATGTTCTCATTTGGGATTTTAACCAAATTGCAAACGCCCAAATGGGCACCAGCAGTGGTTTCCATCGCTGCGCCATTTCTAGCTTTCGGAGTAAGCTATTTTAGTGAATTGTGGTTTGAGTTTGAATTCGGATTTTTCATTCTGATCTTGAATGGTGCGATTGCATTCTTGGGGTTGCTGTTGAGTTCGATGATCAATTTCAATCGACATAATATTGAGGTATGA
- a CDS encoding M23 family metallopeptidase, with product MPVQGATAADYHPESFWYYPWGKSGTHKGVDIFAQKGTPVNSSTNGIVLYTGTIKMGGNIVVVLGPKWRFHYYAHLDSIETSSLSLIENSEQIGTVGDSGNAKGKPPHLHYSIMTPLPYFWQIDDDSQGWRKAFYLNPIEFLEAED from the coding sequence ATGCCCGTGCAAGGAGCCACCGCGGCAGATTATCACCCTGAGAGTTTCTGGTATTACCCGTGGGGAAAATCGGGTACGCACAAAGGTGTAGATATTTTTGCACAAAAGGGAACGCCGGTCAACTCTTCCACAAATGGCATCGTTCTCTATACTGGTACCATTAAAATGGGTGGGAACATCGTGGTTGTGCTGGGCCCCAAATGGCGTTTTCATTATTACGCGCACCTCGATTCCATTGAGACTTCTTCCTTGAGCTTGATTGAAAACAGCGAGCAAATAGGTACGGTAGGAGATTCAGGAAACGCAAAGGGAAAGCCGCCCCATCTTCACTATTCCATAATGACGCCATTGCCGTATTTCTGGCAAATCGACGATGATTCACAAGGCTGGCGCAAAGCGTTTTACCTAAATCCTATTGAGTTTTTGGAAGCTGAAGATTAA
- the pheT gene encoding phenylalanine--tRNA ligase subunit beta: MKISYNWLKQFLNISDDLESHSALLTALGLEVEGITPFESIKGSLEGIVVGHVKECVKHPNADKLKLTKVDLGNEVVQIVCGAPNVAAGQKVPVATIGTTLYDDKGEPWKIKKGKIRGEESHGMICAEDELGLGKSHAGIMVLEDDLEVGTPLAEIFKIEKDHVIEIGLTPNRADAMSHMGVARDLRAGLAVGDQLMEFITPSVSAFHVDSRSLKIDIEVENPVLAPRYCGVTLTGCKVTESPDWLKNRLKAIGLTPKNNIVDITNYVMHELGQPLHAFDVSTIQGGKIVVKTMPQGTKFVTLDGEERELHEEDLMICDAEKPLCIAGVYGGLNSGVKDHTTTVFLESAYFNPVSVRKTAKRHGLNTDASFRFERGIDPSITEYALKRAALLVKELAGGEITQDIMDIYPVKIEDIQVFLPFEKVDSLIGQEIPREEIKSILRSLDINVNNVTESGLGLTIPSYRNDVTRPADVIEEILRVYGYDRIEIPSKLNATVATSLKSENNRLQNITAQLLVGQGFNEMMANSLTAEKYQELSEQLNKDHVVSMLNPLSSDLAVMRQTLLYGGLEAVAYNLNRKQGDLRLFEFGNVYNNFNGEFSEQKQLSIITTGDLDAGHWNSSDASADFFYLKGMVTAVLERLGISELKAKASKNQLFSQGLSLSSKSTIAELGLVDSRIAKHFDVTNPVFYACIYWDEVLKVIDINYQPLEEISKFPTVNRDLALLVDDGVTFNEMKNIAFQAEKKLLKNVNLFDVYEGKELPKGKKSYALSFELQDQNKTLTDKQIDKSIQKIQSQLEKQTGAQLR; encoded by the coding sequence ATGAAGATTTCCTACAACTGGCTCAAGCAGTTTTTAAATATTTCAGACGATCTGGAATCCCACTCAGCGCTACTCACGGCACTAGGTCTAGAGGTGGAAGGGATAACTCCTTTTGAGAGTATAAAAGGGTCGCTAGAAGGTATTGTAGTAGGTCACGTGAAGGAGTGTGTAAAGCATCCCAACGCAGATAAACTGAAGCTGACCAAAGTTGATCTGGGGAATGAAGTCGTGCAGATCGTTTGTGGTGCGCCTAATGTTGCTGCTGGTCAAAAAGTGCCGGTTGCTACCATAGGAACAACGCTTTATGATGATAAAGGCGAGCCGTGGAAAATCAAAAAAGGAAAGATAAGAGGCGAGGAAAGCCATGGGATGATCTGTGCCGAAGACGAGCTAGGTCTAGGTAAATCCCACGCTGGTATCATGGTGCTGGAAGATGATCTAGAAGTGGGAACGCCACTTGCTGAGATCTTTAAAATCGAGAAGGACCATGTCATAGAAATAGGTCTCACGCCTAATCGCGCCGATGCGATGTCTCATATGGGTGTCGCACGTGATTTGAGAGCTGGACTTGCCGTGGGCGACCAGCTTATGGAATTCATCACACCCTCGGTAAGTGCTTTTCATGTAGATAGTAGATCGCTTAAAATAGATATTGAGGTTGAGAATCCAGTGCTTGCACCACGATACTGTGGCGTTACCCTAACTGGATGCAAAGTTACCGAGTCCCCAGACTGGCTCAAAAATAGACTGAAAGCGATAGGTCTAACTCCCAAAAATAACATAGTGGACATCACCAACTATGTGATGCACGAGCTGGGACAGCCGTTACATGCATTTGATGTAAGTACGATTCAAGGTGGCAAGATCGTCGTGAAGACCATGCCTCAAGGCACCAAGTTTGTCACCCTAGATGGCGAGGAGCGCGAGTTGCATGAAGAAGACCTCATGATCTGCGATGCAGAGAAACCGTTATGTATTGCAGGTGTTTATGGCGGTTTGAATAGTGGTGTGAAAGATCATACTACAACGGTATTTTTAGAAAGTGCTTATTTCAATCCCGTGAGTGTGCGCAAAACGGCCAAGCGTCACGGATTAAATACTGATGCTTCTTTCAGATTTGAGCGAGGTATCGACCCTTCGATTACTGAATATGCATTGAAGCGTGCAGCGCTACTCGTCAAAGAATTGGCTGGTGGAGAAATTACCCAAGATATCATGGATATTTATCCGGTTAAAATTGAAGATATCCAGGTGTTTCTACCTTTTGAAAAAGTAGATTCTCTGATTGGTCAAGAAATTCCGAGAGAAGAGATCAAGAGCATTTTGAGATCCCTCGACATTAATGTAAATAACGTCACCGAGAGTGGATTAGGACTTACCATACCTTCTTATCGCAATGATGTCACCCGTCCAGCTGATGTGATCGAAGAGATTTTACGCGTTTATGGTTACGACCGCATAGAAATACCATCTAAACTTAATGCTACGGTCGCAACTTCTTTAAAGTCTGAAAATAATAGGTTACAAAATATTACCGCTCAACTTTTGGTAGGTCAAGGCTTCAACGAGATGATGGCCAACAGCCTTACGGCAGAAAAATATCAAGAACTCTCTGAGCAACTTAACAAGGATCATGTGGTAAGCATGTTAAATCCATTGAGTAGTGACCTTGCGGTAATGAGACAAACCTTACTTTATGGAGGTCTTGAAGCTGTTGCTTATAACTTGAACCGAAAACAAGGAGATTTGCGATTGTTTGAGTTTGGTAATGTGTACAACAATTTCAATGGGGAATTCTCTGAGCAGAAACAGTTGAGCATTATTACTACTGGTGATCTGGATGCTGGACATTGGAACAGTTCAGATGCTTCGGCAGATTTCTTTTACTTGAAAGGAATGGTGACCGCGGTTTTGGAACGTTTAGGAATTAGTGAGCTCAAGGCAAAAGCTTCTAAAAACCAGTTGTTCTCTCAAGGTTTAAGTTTGAGCAGTAAATCGACTATTGCAGAACTCGGGCTGGTTGATTCAAGAATTGCTAAGCATTTTGATGTTACCAATCCGGTATTTTACGCGTGTATTTACTGGGATGAGGTGTTAAAGGTAATTGATATAAATTATCAACCGCTTGAAGAAATTTCCAAGTTCCCGACGGTAAATCGTGATCTCGCTCTTTTAGTAGATGATGGTGTGACGTTTAATGAAATGAAGAATATCGCTTTTCAAGCAGAAAAGAAACTTCTTAAAAATGTCAACCTCTTTGATGTTTATGAAGGTAAAGAGCTGCCTAAGGGTAAAAAATCCTATGCCTTGAGTTTTGAACTACAAGACCAGAACAAAACGCTGACCGACAAACAGATCGATAAAAGCATCCAGAAAATCCAGTCACAGCTTGAAAAACAAACCGGAGCTCAATTGAGGTAG